One genomic region from Planktothrix serta PCC 8927 encodes:
- a CDS encoding Npun_R2479 family HD domain-containing metalloprotein has translation MIFNTTQLLIDTFVEQLRSGYHHTYGGFHFNYGDIVAWAGGMALENIANSDALYHDVEHTIMVTLVGQEILRGKHIREGGVSSEDWLHFIISLVCHDIGYVKGVCRQDREGYYATGCDGKIVNLPFGCTDASLTPYHVDRAKLFIQERFGGHPLINAEVIQFNIELTRFPVPQKSDHQDTIHYPGLVRAADLIGQLSDARYLRKISALFYEFEETGFNQKVGFHNPGDLRRNYPQFYWNCAYPYIKDSLRYLSLTQQGQQILANLHANIFVVEHDQTAEDAIAV, from the coding sequence ATGATTTTCAATACAACTCAACTGTTAATTGATACCTTTGTTGAACAACTCCGGTCAGGATATCATCATACCTATGGTGGATTTCATTTCAATTATGGAGATATTGTTGCCTGGGCGGGAGGGATGGCATTAGAAAATATTGCTAATAGTGATGCCCTCTATCATGATGTTGAACATACGATTATGGTCACGTTAGTCGGTCAGGAAATTTTACGAGGAAAACACATCCGCGAAGGTGGGGTTTCTAGTGAAGATTGGCTGCATTTTATTATTTCTCTCGTTTGTCATGATATTGGTTATGTTAAGGGTGTTTGTCGTCAAGATCGAGAGGGATATTATGCCACAGGATGTGATGGAAAAATAGTCAATTTGCCCTTTGGATGTACGGATGCCAGTTTAACGCCTTATCATGTTGATCGCGCTAAATTATTTATTCAGGAACGATTTGGCGGACATCCTTTAATTAATGCAGAGGTGATTCAATTTAATATTGAACTGACTCGATTTCCGGTTCCTCAAAAATCCGATCATCAAGATACTATTCATTATCCCGGTTTAGTGCGGGCGGCGGATTTAATTGGTCAATTGAGTGATGCTCGCTATCTCAGAAAAATTAGTGCCTTATTTTATGAATTTGAGGAAACCGGATTTAATCAAAAAGTAGGTTTTCATAACCCCGGAGATTTGCGAAGAAATTACCCTCAATTTTACTGGAATTGCGCTTATCCCTATATCAAAGATAGCTTACGGTATTTATCTCTAACTCAGCAAGGTCAGCAAATTCTGGCGAACCTTCACGCCAATATCTTCGTGGTCGAACATGATCAAACCGCAGAGGATGCGATCGCCGTTTAA
- a CDS encoding AI-2E family transporter → MTNSNFSPLQSRLLTSLLILVVGWLSFLFLGYVGELISILVTSGLIAFLLNYAVAKLERFIPRGIAAALVYLIAILSFVIIALTLFPPVFNQGRQLITRLPELIESGRQQLAEFQLWSVERKLPFDVGILQQQLLSRIQSTIEPILTGSLGLVLGTFNWFFDLIFILVIAFYMLLDGERLWKLLITILSPQIREVLTFSLERNLKKFVLGQTLQGIFMAATLTVAFLMLKVPYFLLFAVVIGLLEIIPFVGATLGIGSVTLIVAFIDWWMALQVLAVAVSIQQVKDNIIAPRIMGDLTGLSPVVIFSALLLGGKVAGLLGFILAIPIAGVVKSIIEVVVDPTLPPQTGSFFYNPLDPDADLTSTETLSLAEQERLKV, encoded by the coding sequence ATGACGAATTCTAATTTTTCGCCATTACAAAGTCGTTTACTCACTTCTCTGCTGATTTTAGTGGTGGGTTGGTTAAGCTTTCTATTTTTAGGTTATGTGGGTGAATTAATCAGTATATTAGTCACCTCTGGATTAATTGCCTTTCTTCTTAATTATGCCGTCGCCAAATTAGAACGCTTTATTCCGCGAGGAATTGCCGCCGCTTTAGTGTATTTAATTGCTATCTTAAGCTTTGTGATTATTGCTTTAACACTTTTTCCCCCTGTATTCAATCAAGGACGACAATTAATAACTCGATTACCGGAATTAATCGAATCAGGACGGCAACAGTTAGCGGAATTTCAACTCTGGAGTGTTGAACGAAAATTACCCTTTGATGTTGGAATTTTACAACAGCAACTTTTGTCTCGGATTCAATCAACTATTGAACCGATTCTCACCGGAAGTTTAGGCTTAGTTCTAGGAACTTTTAACTGGTTTTTTGACTTGATTTTTATTTTAGTCATTGCCTTTTATATGTTATTAGATGGGGAACGGTTGTGGAAGCTCTTGATAACTATTTTATCCCCTCAAATTCGAGAGGTTTTAACCTTTTCCTTAGAACGAAATTTGAAAAAATTTGTTCTCGGACAAACCTTGCAGGGAATTTTTATGGCCGCCACCTTAACCGTCGCCTTCTTAATGCTAAAAGTTCCCTATTTTCTCTTATTTGCTGTTGTGATAGGATTGCTGGAAATTATTCCCTTTGTCGGGGCAACATTAGGGATTGGAAGTGTCACCCTAATTGTGGCTTTTATTGATTGGTGGATGGCTTTACAAGTGTTAGCCGTTGCCGTTTCTATTCAACAAGTGAAAGATAATATTATTGCCCCTCGAATTATGGGAGATTTAACCGGATTAAGCCCTGTGGTTATTTTCAGTGCTTTATTATTAGGAGGAAAAGTTGCCGGATTATTAGGATTTATTCTGGCAATTCCCATAGCCGGGGTGGTTAAGAGTATTATTGAAGTTGTTGTTGATCCAACTTTACCCCCTCAAACGGGTTCATTCTTTTATAATCCCTTAGATCCCGACGCCGATTTAACCTCAACAGAAACCTTATCTCTAGCTGAACAGGAACGCTTGAAGGTGTAA